The DNA region TCCAGCGCGCGGTGAGCGAGGACAAGGTTTCGGCCGTGATCGCGAGCTACATCAGCGAGGTCGTGCTGGCGCTGGAGCCGTGGGCCTCGCGGCTGAAGATGCCGCTGATCACGCCCGGCGCCGCCTCGAACGAGATCACCAAGGCGGTTCACAACGACTATGAGAAGAACAAGTACACTTTCCACGGTTACCTGACCTCGGCCGCGCAGGCGCAGCTCGTCTGCGACGCGGCCAAGGAGCTGCTGGTCGACCAGCTCAAGTTCAAGTCGGTGGCGATCATGAGCGAGGACGCGGCGTGGACCAAGCCGCTCGACATCGGCTACGAGGCCTGCCTGCCCAAGGCCGGCCTGAAGGTCGTCGAGCACATCCGCTTCTCGCCCGACACCACCGACTTCACGCCGATCTTCAACAAGATGGAGGCCGCCAAGCCCGACGTGATCGTCACCGGCATCTCCCATGTCGGCGTGCAGCCGACGGTGCAGTGGAAGAACCAGCAGGTGCCGATCCCGATGTTCGGCATCAGCGCGCAGGCGCTGAGCCCGACGTTCTGGGGCGACACCAACGGCGCGGCCGAAGGCGTGCCCTCCCTCGCGGTGGCGACGCCCGACGTCGCGGTGACGCCGAAGACAAAACCGTTCGCGGCCGCCTTCAAGGCCAAGTTCGGCACGCCGCCGGCCTATACCGGCTACACCGCCTATGACGAGGTCTACATCATTGCGGAAGCGATCCAGCGCGCCGGCTCGACCGATCCGGACAGGATGGTCACCGAGCTTGAGAAGACCGACTTCGATGGCACGATCGGCAAGATCCAGTTCTACGGCAAGAACGACGAGTTCACCCACGGCATCAAGTCCGGCCCGGGTGCCGTCACCGGCCTCGTGTTCCAGTGGCAAGGCGGCAAGCAGATCACGGTCTGGCCGAAGGCGATCGCGGAAGGGAAGCTGAAGTTTCCGGACTTTGTGAAGCTGTCGCAGTAATTGCGGCGCGACAGTGATCCACACACTCGTCATGCCCGGGCTTGTCCCGGGCATCCACGCCTCTGGTGCTGTCGGGAAGAAAGACGTGGATGGCCGGGACAAGCCCGGCCATGACGATTTGAGAGAGTGAGCCCCGAACTACTTCCGCGTCGGCGGTGCCGTCTGGATCGTCGGCGCGGCGGCCGCAAGCAGGGCGGCACGATCGCCGTTGCGCGGCGGATAGATGCGCTGCTGGTTGATGGTCTGCTTGGTGAGCTTGGCGGCGGCGCCTGTGGTGTGCACCTCGCGGTCCCAGCCGGTGGTGTAGAGCGCGCCCCAGGCGCCGAGATCGAGCACCGTCACATACCAATCGATAGTGAGCGGCAGCAGGGGCTCACCGAACAGATCCGCGACCACATTGTGCCCGGCAAACCGGCCCATCGGCCGTGCGAACTGGCACGACATCACGGTCGGATGCTCGCCGTCGATCAGGCAGGCGGCAACGTCGCCGGCAGCGAATACGCCATCGAGGCCCTCGACGCGCATGCAATGATCGACCGGGAGGCGGCCGAGCGTGTCGCGCTTTACCGGAAGCGTTGCGGCAAGCGGGCTCGCATGCATGCCGCCGCACCACACCACGGTTGCGGCCGGAATGATCTCGCCGCTATCAAGCGTGATGCTGTCGGTGCCGACGGCGCTGACCCTGACGTTCAGCCGCGTCTCGATGCCGAGCGCGGCCAGCGCCTCGTTGATGACGGGGCGGCCATGCGCGCCGAACGTCGCGCCGACCACCGGATTGGGATCGATCAGGATGATGCGGTGATCGCCGCTGATGCCGGCATGCGCGAGCTTGGCCGGCATCTCGGCCGCAACCTCGATCCCGGTGAAGCCGGCGCCGACCACCGCCACCGTCGCGCGGGCCGGCGAGGGCGGCTGCTTGCCGAGCGCGGCAAGATGCGCGTTGAGGCGCGTGGCTGCTTCGAAGGTGTCGACATCGAAGCCGTGTGCGGCTAGGCCCGATATGGCGGGGCGGACCAGCTCGCTGCCGGTCGTCAGCACCAGCCGGTCGTAAGTCAGCGTGTCCGCGCCGGAGCCTGTCTTGACGACGACCTCGCGCTTCGCCGGATCGATCGCCGTGATGTCGGCCACGCTATGCCTGACGCCGACCGGATCGAGCAGGTCTTGCAGCGGCAGCGCGATATCGCCGAAATCGACCTCGTAATTGCGCACCCGGATGTTGTGATAGGCGTTGCGATCGACGACGAGAATCTCGGTGTCCGCCGCCCGCGCGCCGATCTCGTCGCGCTTGCGGGCAGCACCGAGCGCCGCCCAGAGACCGGCAAAGCCGGCACCCAGCACCAGGATGCGCGCCATCTCTCCCTCCGATTTCGGGTCGGAGGGAGCTTGCCTGCGCAAGCGAGGTCAAATCAAGTGGGTGAGGGCATGTGAGGTGCCCTCACGTCCCCGGCCGCGACACCTCGGTCTCCTTGCTGGTGATGAATTCCAGCAGCACCGGCACGCCTTCCCTGGTCTTCTGGATGCCGCGCTTGATCGCGGGGATGATGTCTTCGGGCTTGGTCACCCGCTCGCCATAGCCGCCGAAGGCCCGCGCCATCGCGGCGTAATCGCCGGAGATGTCGGTCGAGCGATATTTCTCGGTCGAGATCGGCATCACCTTCAATTCGATCGCCATCGAGAAATTGTTGAGCAGGATCGACATGATCGGAATCCGCTCGCGCACCGCGGTCTCGAAATCCATCCCCGTGAAGCCGATCGCGGCGTCGCCCCAGACATTGATGCAGAGCTTGTCCGGTTTTGCCAGCTTGGCGCCCATCGCGAGACCAAGCCCGTAGCCGAGCTGCGTGGTCTTGCCCCAGCCGATGTAGGACAGCGGCTCGACCGATTTCCAGAAC from Bradyrhizobium sp. B124 includes:
- a CDS encoding ABC transporter substrate-binding protein, which gives rise to MMPAYSTATRVSLLASALALCLAAPAYAQSKDPIKIGIIAEVQSIAGAATPGGAQIAADEINAKGGVMGRKIEIVTYDNKSSSADSVRAFQRAVSEDKVSAVIASYISEVVLALEPWASRLKMPLITPGAASNEITKAVHNDYEKNKYTFHGYLTSAAQAQLVCDAAKELLVDQLKFKSVAIMSEDAAWTKPLDIGYEACLPKAGLKVVEHIRFSPDTTDFTPIFNKMEAAKPDVIVTGISHVGVQPTVQWKNQQVPIPMFGISAQALSPTFWGDTNGAAEGVPSLAVATPDVAVTPKTKPFAAAFKAKFGTPPAYTGYTAYDEVYIIAEAIQRAGSTDPDRMVTELEKTDFDGTIGKIQFYGKNDEFTHGIKSGPGAVTGLVFQWQGGKQITVWPKAIAEGKLKFPDFVKLSQ
- a CDS encoding FAD-dependent oxidoreductase — encoded protein: MARILVLGAGFAGLWAALGAARKRDEIGARAADTEILVVDRNAYHNIRVRNYEVDFGDIALPLQDLLDPVGVRHSVADITAIDPAKREVVVKTGSGADTLTYDRLVLTTGSELVRPAISGLAAHGFDVDTFEAATRLNAHLAALGKQPPSPARATVAVVGAGFTGIEVAAEMPAKLAHAGISGDHRIILIDPNPVVGATFGAHGRPVINEALAALGIETRLNVRVSAVGTDSITLDSGEIIPAATVVWCGGMHASPLAATLPVKRDTLGRLPVDHCMRVEGLDGVFAAGDVAACLIDGEHPTVMSCQFARPMGRFAGHNVVADLFGEPLLPLTIDWYVTVLDLGAWGALYTTGWDREVHTTGAAAKLTKQTINQQRIYPPRNGDRAALLAAAAPTIQTAPPTRK